The genomic window GATCCTGCTCAGCTGGGCCTTATCCTGGTCGTGTTTGTGGTGTTGTGTCTGCCGTTGGGAGTCGGACTGTCACCGCTGTGGGTCAGCGTGCGGATCATGTTGCCCTGGACGCTGCTCTTTTTCGGGATCCACCTCGGCTTCTCTATTTTTCTGGCCCCGGATCTGGGCGCGGTGGGCGTGGTGAAGCGCGAGATCATGGTGCTGCTCCGCTTTATCGCGCTGGCTCTGGTCATGGGCTCCATGACCAGAGGTCTCTCCGCCCAAAACCTGGTTGACAGTCTCAAAACCCTGCTGGATCGCTGGCACATCCGCAGCCGCAGAGCTGAGGATTTCCTCCAGACCGTGCGCCTCATCCTGGTGTTTATTCCTCAGGTCACGCGGGAATACCGGAGCCTGGAGCGCTTCCATCGCGCCCTGGGCTTCGATCCGCCCCAAGGACTGGCTGCCAGGGTCCGGTTCTACGGCCACAACTTGCTCCCGGTGATGTCCCGGTCTGTGG from Candidatus Neomarinimicrobiota bacterium includes these protein-coding regions:
- a CDS encoding energy-coupling factor transporter transmembrane protein EcfT, producing MQPNPLVRVVLVLTGLLAVSLAPDPAQLGLILVVFVVLCLPLGVGLSPLWVSVRIMLPWTLLFFGIHLGFSIFLAPDLGAVGVVKREIMVLLRFIALALVMGSMTRGLSAQNLVDSLKTLLDRWHIRSRRAEDFLQTVRLILVFIPQVTREYRSLERFHRALGFDPPQGLAARVRFYGHNLLPVMSRSVDRARQLGVIMNLRGYGQVIPRGQLTPVPFRLADALAVALIVVLLGGAGWAL